Part of the Octopus sinensis linkage group LG10, ASM634580v1, whole genome shotgun sequence genome is shown below.
tatatatatatatatatatacacatatatatatatatatacacatatatatatatatatatatatatatatatatatatatatatataatatatatatacacatatatatatatataatatatatatatatatatatatatacacattatatatatatatatatatatatatatatatatatatatatatatatatacacatatatatatatatatatatatatatatatatatatatatatatatatatatataaagatcagcAAGATTTAGAtttggctgatttactctccaaccttcatcaggtgtcctggtggaatttcgaacccaaccctgggttctcatttctaaggtgttttgctgatattattattattattatctcggaatcttgggattagtagcccacgctcttaaccattacgctgtgtgtttgtgtgtgtacaattacacacacacatatgtatatgtgcatatttgtgtatgcctGTAAATGTATCCAATTTTTAcagagatatatgcacatatacatctatatatatatatatatatatatatacacacacacacacacacacacacacacacatatacatctatatacacattcacacacacacacacatatatatataaatttatttattactgtgtggaggcacatggcttagtggttagggtgttgaactcatgattgtaagattgtgatttcaattcttggactgatgatgcattgtatccttgagcaaaacacttcattttcacgttgctccagtccactcagctggcaaaaatgagtaatcctgcgatggaccagcatcccattcaggtggggaatatacagtcaactctcgctactatgTCACCCTGCGGGACTGAGCCAAAGTGGCATAGTATCGAGAGTGGCATAGTACCGAGGGTCTGTTATCTAAACACTACATAACCAAAAATTTActgaacatacaaataaaaattcataGGGTAGGAAGTAAGGCCAATAAGAAGTTCAATGCAGTGGTAAGAAGAAGACATCCAAGTTTATTAAGTTCAGATTGCTTTTAGTTAATCCCGAAGCTCTCAAAAATTATCGGCTGACTCATCTTCTTTTGGCAGATTTCGTTCATTTCGTTGTCTAGCCTATCACACGCCTGCATGACGCTGGGTTTTCCGCTGCTCTGCTGCTGCATAAACTTTCGGATAGTGCTCCATGCTCTCTGGGCATCTGCAAACGAAAAGTATTCCTCTTCCACAATTACCTCGTCATCTTCACTTTCCACCGGCTCTTCGTTATGCATTACCTCCTTTGCTATTTCTTCTAGAGTGAAAGATCCTCCAGTTACGAGGCGATCGTCAGCACTAAGAAAATCAAACAGCTCAATTGTTTCATTCTCATGTGTCCTTTCCTCAGGAGGTAAAGCTTTCCAGATCTCGAGCAGCTCAGCATCCTCTGGCTCTATTTGTATTTCCTCTTCAATAAACTTGGCTTTCGCGAAACAGTTCTTAATTGTCAATTCACTGACCTGCTCCCATGCACGCCGAGCGACGTGCAGAGAGTCGAGCAATGTAAATTTAAACTCGTTTCCTTCATCCATGGCTTCGAGACGGCGGGACAGCAAGAGCTTTTTGTAATGGTGCTTAAGATTTTGTATGATTCCTTGATCCATTGGTTGGGAATTTGCTGTCGTTTTGGGCGGAAAGAAGAGCATATTACTGTACTTGATGGTATAAAAGACACATGGGCATATTAGGTACACCCTGACTTCTGGAGCATGCATTCAGGCATAAAAGATTTTTAGTGAATtcattaaccttttcattaccaacccggctgaaaccagctgtggcgttgagtacaaatgtcttgttttcataagttttgaattaaaatcccccacttagtcacaatttatgttcctaacattagctgaatgataactaagttattttactaaattctttgttatatttaaagtaattgaaagaaacacagaacatctcaaaataaatacagtaacaaaagtatTGGATATAGGCTCAACTTTTGGATATAGGATCACGGCTAatattttgagacattttttttGGAAAACATTCATTTTCTCTGCCTTCAAATGCAGTTAgtcattttaaagaaaataacacatttattttcatatttatttcaagtATGTTACTAAAACAAAAGCATTTTGTTTTCATAGGCGCActagtgattgtgtggtaagtagtttgcttaccaaccacatggctgtgggttcagtctcactgcgtggcaccttgggcaagtgtcttctactatagccttgggccgaccaaagccttgtgagtatattttggtagacggaaactgaaagaagcccatcatatatatgtatatgtgtgtgtgtgtatgtttatgtgtctgtgtttgtccccccaacatcacttgacaactgatggtgatgtgtttacgtccctgtaacttagtggttcggcaaaagagactgatagaatagatactcggcttacaaagaataagtcctggggtcgatttgctcgactaaaggcaatgctccaacatggtcgcagtcaaatgactgaagcaagtaaaagagtattctcaTTCTTATAAATGTTCATTCACATTCATGTGTCTTCATagacgtttttttttgtttttgttttgtttccattcTCCATTTCTTATTTTACCTACTTAGctagccaaccagccaaccaaccaacccacaGACCCAACTAACATATCTCCCTTACCTATGtattctacctacctacctacctttcttACCTGTCTATATTTTACCTGTgatttaaagaataaataataaaatgaagtgaACTAAAGTGAAATATAcccttttttgtttctctttgtctgtgagaagaaaaaaagaaagagagagagagagaaaggaagaaagagagaaatggtggtggtggttaaggaGTGGTGGGAGAacataaaagtgagagagaaagaaactccATACCAATGCTAGCCAGCAACAGATAATGTGACCCAAATACAATGTTGAGAATCACAAGGCAGTGacagaaaacacacaaacatgtaaactcatatatatatatatatatacataaaatcatccatctatctatctatatatatatatatatgtacacctttatatgtgtgtatacatccatacactgTAGTATCAAAAAATGGAAAGTTACATGCAAATTTCATTGCCTTCAAACAGCACCCCTTAGCTTCCACCCCATCTGCTACCCTCTTtctgtctatatttctatattctttattattattattattattgtcattttatcttttttttttttttttgctgttgttgttgttgttctttatcaAGATTCATCCAGGTGAAACTTGTTGCTACCTTGTTTTCAATagagaatttctctctctctctctcctcctcccccaccaaaaaaaagaaggaaagaaagaaaaaagtgggggtgggtggggtgggaatatatttttaaaaaatagaagaaaaagaaagttaaACATAAAGAatagggaaataaataaataaataaaaagaaagaaggaaagaaagatagaaaaaaaaaacctcattcAGCCTGCTGCCAGtcaaacaataaagtctgtttaacTGATTCTTTCCTCTATTTCTCTTGTTATTCcaccttttttttaaagttcgtttttattttattttttttagtttctttctgtattaatacacacacacacacacacacaagcaacaaatacaagaatattatatatatatatatatattttactcaagCTGCTTAATTGTGGGACAGTCCGTTTTTAATAAggcaatatatattttcagaatgaagatacatttgttgttgttgttgttgttgttgttgtaaagaaaaacaagcacacacacacacatatgctatatCTTGTTCTTTCTTACATTTGTTCCTTCTCCACCCTCCCGAACCCCCTTGCTCTACTCCTTTCACATGTCCCCAACCCCCAACCCCATCCCCCACTTTCATGCTGTTGCAAATTTCTGTTCAAAaaacttatttgttttatttatacatgACTTGAATTTCAGGTTGATTTCCGAAATATGTTCacaaaaagcaatatttttttttttttatatttactatgaaaattctttcattctctgtctttttttgttttccttttttttttaacttgtaaGCATTAGCAttagttttttgtctttttctctttttttgtgtgtttttcaagATTTCAGTTTTCGTTTTTGTTAATTTAATTCTTATACTCTCAGAGAATCTAGAAATGAAACTAAATgtgccatttttaaaaaaaaagatttactccatttgatggcatataaagaCACTTTTTGTCTCAGAAAattggaaagaatgaaagaattttcATAGGttaattatgtaaataaattaaaaaaaatttttttgtgaaaatatttcggAAATATGTTCacaaagtagcttgcttacgaaccacatggttctgggctcagtcccactgcatggcaccttgggcaagtgtcttctactatagcctcgggccaaccaaagccttgtgagtggatttggtagatggaaactgaaaaaagcccatcgtatatatgtatatatatagatatatagatatagatatataagaatttcttgcgtaatgagataaaaaaaaaccaaggctgtgtagatggAACATTTATAGGTAGACGGTctagaccttctatctataaatgttctaatatctatacagccttggtttttttatctcattacacgaaaaattcttatatacacacactgacatacgaCCAACATTGAACCCCATATTCGCAAAATAActaaacctggaacttaactatggtctgtctatagcacttattcagcattacctgacacctttgggtctcaatgacaccattacctcttatatatatatatatataacaccattacctcttatatatatatatgtgtgtgtgtgtgtgtgtgtatctgtgtgtatacgtttgtgtgtttgtgtttgtcctcccaacatagcttgataaccgatgcttgtgtgttacgtccccgtaacatagcggttcagcaagagagaccgatagaataagtactagacttacaaagaacaagtcctggagtcgatttgctcgacgaaaggcggtgctccagcatggccacagtgaaatgactgaagcaagtgaaagaataaatcaTCCTGAAATTTGGTTCCTATCTACAAAGTTGGGCCtgcttgtattatatattatgccaGGCCTGTCTGaatggctcccatgccggtggaacataaaaagcaccgtccgaacgtggccaatgccagtaccagttggtcaaactgtccaacccatgccagcatggaaagcagacgttgaaTTATGATGAATGCACTCAAAACCTTTTCCTGAAATTGGGCTGTGTTTGATGTGCCTTTAATTATGGTATATTTctctttgctattgttgttgttgttgttgttaccatcaaGCTCACATCCCTCGCCCCACACACAGATCCATTAGTCCGAATCTGGAATACCTCTAATCAAAGGTGTGTTCCAGCTGTGAGCATCTCACCTTTTGTTTCTTTCAAACACATGTgaatctaggactacatcatttGGCATGTTCTTGAGTAAGGTTTTCCAATAAGAGGTGTCTTTCAAAATTTGTAAGGACCAATTCCATCTTGATATGCCAATAGGATGTGGTGGCTGGTGGTCCCAaccattatttcttctttctttcatgtaGCATTGAGAGAATGGTAGTGAAAGAATTAGGGCCAtcctttgttgttttcttcatatAGCTGATCTTGGCATAAGGAAGGCATCTAGCCATACAatcaaaaccatgccaaagcaagtATTCGCTGGAATGCAAATGCAGTCCTTGGGCccttcagatcctgtcaaaccatttaaccctttcgttaccaacccagctgaaaccgactctggctctgagtacggatgtcttgttttccttaagttttcaattaaaatcttacaccaaaccttagtccacaatttatgttcctaacaccagcttaatgataactaagttattttactaaattctttgttatatttaaaattaattgaaagaaacacagggcatctcaaaataaatgtggtaacaaaagagttaatccATACCAACATGaaatagggatgatgatgattacagccCTTTCATGTGAAGGATTTGAACTTTGGATGAAGAATGGTGTAgaattctctctccctccccaccccaccccaaaaaagaagaaaaaaacagacaaatactgccaagcattctATAAAATGCTATAGAACAACACTGCTGATTAGCCTccttatgacaatgatgatgatgaagatgatgacaacaatcTATTCTGTGCCAACTGTACAGATTTATAACTAACTCAGTGTCACTAGAACCTTCTCTATTCAATTCAATTTTGTTGAgtcatttcttctactatagttatGGTTTGGGTGTCTTacaaaagcaaaaatttaaatctataaaaaaaacaatgaaaataaaactggagaAGATCTACAAAAATAGCTCAAACAGGTATTTTACAGCCAAGTTGCCTTATTTATATGACAAACCACTCAACTGTAACATtgttgtataagaatatatatgacaTAGTGTCAAGAAGGAGTGTGTTGaggttcatgcatgcatatacacacatactgtgcatgacatcttgggcctGTGTCATTTTTTTATAGCCTTGGATTATGGTTACCTCTTCTGAATgaaattaaagagaaagagagagagggtaggcaGTTCTTAGAAAGACAGAAGAAGGTTTTCTTATAAGATAGATTAAggtttagctggcagaaacgttagcacgccggacgaaatgcttaacagtatttcatccgtctttatgttctgagttcaaattccgccgaggtccactttgcctttcatcctttcggggtcgataaattaagtaccagttgcgtactggggtcgatctaatcgacttcccccatcccctcacccaaaatttcgggccttgtgcctagagtaaaaaaaaaacaaaaaagcaagagGTGATCTACAATGTGGAATACTCAAGGAATTTTTAAGGACCAATTCTTGGTACTACCTTGATActgtttttttctccctttttaaaTTAACCGGTTGAATGACTGTGTAAAATATTCTATTGCTAATTCTTAACATGGACAGTCGCACCCCCTTGGGGTCCATTGTAAGCTCACAAGGCGGCAGGGCAACAAGTATCAAGAGGGTGTTGTGGGAAGCACTGTATATTTAGAATGTTttctttgaaagaaataaaatatttgaactgGATACCATTTTCGACTGAGTCTTTGTTGTGACCAGAATATCAGTAGAACATTTGAGTTATCAGTgatcggtgttaggaagggcatccagacttAGAAACTGTCcagcctgtgccagcatggacaacggacattaaataataatgatgatgatgatgatgatgagagcaaAATAAATATCTTTGTCTTTGGAACGAAATCAAATTACTGTTGTTAGCAATTGCGTCTGATTAAGAAATGGCTCAATGTAATTGTGCAACTGTTAAATAAACAAGGAAGTCAATTGCAAATATGTTTTTGGAGAAAACTTGAGGCTCTGTTTGTCAAATATTGTGATCAAGAAgctcagtttcactgcatgacagcttaagcaagtatcttctgccatagccccggattgaccaatgtcttgtaagtCTGGTAGACAGAATCTTtgtagaagcccatcgtgtgtgtgtatgcctgtgtaagtgtatatgtatgtgtgtttgttcaccaTCACTTGGTAACCAGTGTTGATTTACATATGTcatccataacttagctgttcggcaaaagtgactgatacaaTGAGTAACAGACTTacaatgagaaaaaataaaaacaagtgcTGGAGATGATCTGTTTGAGTAAAAAGCaaataaggcagtgctccagcatggtcacagtccaacaacagaaacaagtaaaagataatacttaatttagaactacattatccaaagtgttATTTTTTGAAAGTCTGTAGCAGATGATTTAAGGGGAAActtatctgctatttctagcaggccttaAGTTTGCTTAGAGCAGGCCTGGTTAACTCAAATTACATTGCGGGCCACTTTAATCACTGAAAGTTTTTTGAGGGTTGCTTGTATGCTTTATGCACTAAtagtcaaataatcaaattacagaatCAAGAATTTTCCATACTTTTCGTTTGTTTAAAATTGTAGGCTAATGCTTTAATTGCcacttatatatttaaaatttatttttaaaacaaatgttttacccagacaattttattttgaaattaaacacaataaaGAGGTTACCCATTTCAAGAAAATATCAAGTGGGCTGCAAGATAAAAGTTTGCGGGTCACATGTGGCCCATGGGCCTCAGGTTACCAGCCCTGGCGTAGAGTCTCCTGCACTGTTGCTAACCATAAAATGAATGCGGAAAAATATTAGTTCTGGGTTGTGAGATAATTCATGAACATCACCATGTCTGCCATTTCTTTCTTGGCATTCACAATctcagaaagaaatatattttgttactatttttttaaaaaagttttcctgtatttttttttattgttgttgtcaaaGGAAGATTATTTAGTTACCAAGTTATACAAGAGTGGTTGGTCATAACATTATGCTGTTGCTGTtcctaaatatttttattttctttaatgtccTTTGACCCCTATCTGCTAAAATTTGATAACTTATCATTCAGAGTGTGAATcacttaattttctttaaaatcttcTCACATAGgtgtagacatggctgtgtggtaagaagtttgcttccaaaccacatgcttctgggttcagtccaactgtgggggcattctgggcaagtgtctacttctAAAGCCCtggcttgcgagtggatttggtagatggaaactgaaagaagcctgtcatgtgtgtatctgtgtttgtttcccaccaccgcttgacaaccagtattggtttgtttatgtccccgtgactttgtggttcggcaaaaggactgatagaataagtaccaggcttaaaagaaaaaaaaaaatgtattggggtcattcgactaaaaattccgtaaggctgtgccccagcatggtcgctgtctgaaacaagataaaagataatggcAGTTTCGTTGTTTTCTGGAGAGGGTTTGTGTCTTATGTAGGTTGTGAGTTGGTTTTCAATCAAAAtccatttttggttttatttgttctgaaatgtGCAGTTGAAATGCTTGGCTCCATATTAAAATAGCAGGAAATTATATGAGGATGTGCTGAAATATGCAAAAGATAAATAATCCTAAGTTATTCTTCAAATCTGCTTCAGTTAATATACAAActaaataaggcggtgagctggcagaaacgttagcacaccgggcgaaatgcgtagctgtatttcgtctgctgttacgttctgagttcaaattccgccgaggtcgactttgcctttcatcctttcggggtcgattaaataagtaccagtaacgcactggggtcgatataatcgacttaatccgtttgtctgtccttgtttgtcctctctgtgtttagccccttgtgggtagtaaagaaataggtatttcgtctatctttatgttctgagttcaaattctactggggtcaactttgcctttcatccttttggtgttgataaattagaacagttggttctggattcaatgtacaagatgggatggtcacaagtggaataggtataggagtggctgtgtggtaagtgcttatgaaccacatagttccaggttcagtcccactgcgtggcaccttgggcaagtgtcttctactatagcctcgggccgaccaaagtcttgtgagtggatttggtagactgaaactgaaagaagcccgtcatatatatatgtatgtgtgtatgtgtgtgtgtatatgtttgtgtgtctgtgtttctccccccaacatcgcttgacaaccaatgctggtgtgttttcgtccctgtaacttagcggttcggcaaaagagaccgatcgaataagtactaagcttacaaagaataagtcctggggtcgatttgctcgactaaaaggcggtgctccagcatggccacagtcaaatgactgaaacaagtaaaagagtaaattaagtaccagttgcatactggtgtcaatctaattGAGTGGCCTCccccccctaaaatttcaggccttgtgcctagagtgaaaaagaatatttaaaggcagcgagctggcagaaacgttagcatgctgggtgaaatgcttagcagtatttcgttagtctttacattctgagttcaaattccactaaggtcgattttgcctttcatccttttagggttgataaattaagcaccagttgtgtactgggtagatctaatcgactgcacccATCCCCCAAAAATTCACAGGCTttatgcctagagtaaaaaagaaatacaaattaaaTACAAGGTTAATAACCTGAAAAATTACAATCTTACATGAATTATTTTACCTTTCAAAAAtttgggaaaaatgaaaaaaagaaaaaagcttttttttgttatttttgttggtttgtttcacTTCAACTAAACATCTTTGTGCAATAAAATAATGGGAAGCAGGCCATGGTTTTATGAGCTAAATTTCTCTCTGTTTCACACACTGCTATAATAGCTTGGTACACGTTGCTCACtttcctttgctctctctctctccccatccatCCCCCTATCtctcatacacatgtgtacacatacacacacacacacagttaagctgttttgcaaaacaaaacaaaaaaaagttgtcAAACTTCTAACCATTTTTGGGATTATCTAATCAGCAAGTTCTTTGATTAATTAATTCAGACCAAAATAGAATTAAGAAAACAAGAGCTTTTCTTATTGTCTGGACAATtagatattttcattaaaatcttctGACTTGGGAAACAGAAACTGCATTATGAAGAGAGAAGGCAACACCATTCAGATATttcctatcaccatcatcaccatcatcactaccaccagcaacaatagtaacaacaacattatGGGATTTCTCTTTGTTTGATGCAGTAGCTCTAAACCAGTGGTCCCTAACAAGGGTCCACAAGACCCTTGCTGAGGGTCCACATAaagttttgttgttaaagtttacgagcaataaattaattatacttcTAGAATAGGTGTGgctattaggcgcaggagtggctgtgtggtaagaagcttgcttcccaaacacacggctctgggttcagtctcactatgtggcaccttgggcaagtgtcttctactatagcctctggctaaccagagccttgtgagtacatttgggagacagaaactgaaaagaagcctattgtgtgtgtgtgtatatatgtttgtgtgactgtgtttgtctctccatcaTCGCTTTTAATGGACTTCCTCGGCTGACCAAAAGCTTGTGAattgatttagtagatggaaactgaaagaaacccattgtatatatatatatgtgtgtgtgtgtgtttgtctccctcaccattacttgacaaccgatgttggtgtgtttatgtcaccataacttagcagttcggcaaaaggggctgattgaataagtactaggcttactaagtataagtcctggggtcgatttgtttgactaaaggcagtactccagcaaaatgactgcagccatgaaataaaagaatatatatatttatctatcttctatTTGTCTTATTCATTGGCCCACACTGGAGCATTGTTTTGAAGAGTGTAGTCAAAGAACctgaccccaaaacttattccaTCAATCTTTTTTGCTGAGCTTCTAACTTACGGGGACAAACAAATTGGCTCTTGTCATCATTTGGtcatgggggacaaacataacacaaatacaaaaagacacacacacacacacacacatgactggctTCCATAGAATTTCTGTCTACTAGATTCACTTACaagcattggtcaacctgaggctattgtggaaaacacttgcccaaggcatcaTGCATTAGGATTGAACTCACAACCCACATgtttgcaaaacaagcttcttaactgcacctgtatgtgtgtatgtgtgtgtgtatggtgtgtgtgtgtgtgtgtgagagagagaggagagagagagagagagagagagagagagaacaacacCTTATTGGTAACaaagttaattaaaacattaagACATTTCAACTTTTATGGGTTTCAGAAAGTTGAATTTTACCCCTAAAAGAGTGGAAAAAAACCTCCCCatattccttttttccttttattttcatatatcctATACATTCCTTTGGACCATGAAAAGTGTCTTTGGAAGGAAATAACAAAACTGTTTATTTGATTTCAAGTTACtcatgcatgtgtaggtgtgaaggTGAGGCCTAACATATTTGTCATGATGTGCTTTAGAATTGAGAGCACTTCCAGATATCAAACCACAAGCCTTTCagagccctgtgtgtgtgtgtgttcattttgtttttacatctggACTTTCTATACCAGCATGGGTTCGATGAATGACATTATCGAGGCAGTGCTTTACAGTTAGATGCTCATCCTGTCATTAACACTTAGCTGTGTGTCCCTGCCACCCCTGTAAAGGATTTCTTATTTCACATGTCTCTGAAGAGGTGTACAATTCGTTAACGGGAGGAATATGACAAATAGTGTCACCACTTGTAGCTTGCAGTATTTGGAGAATatgcaaaacaaacacacagacacacacacatgtatgtatacacacacatgcatctgtatacacacacatgcatctgtatatatatgcacacacacacaagatgggcttcttccagCCAGTGCctgcctcttttactcttttacttgtttcagtcatttgactgtggccatgctggagcactgcctttagtcgaacaaatcgaccccaggacttattctttgtaagcctagaacttattctatcggtctcttttgccgaaccactaagcatcacgcaccagcatcggttgtcaagcgatgttggggagggggggataaacacagacacacaaacacacacacacacatacacatatttatatacatatatacgatgggcttctttcagtttccatctaccaaatccacccacaaggctttggtcggcccaaggctatagtagaagacacttgcccaaggtgccatgcagtgggactgaacccggaaccatgtggttggtaggcaagctgcttaccaca
Proteins encoded:
- the LOC115216200 gene encoding major centromere autoantigen B-like; translation: MHAPEVRVYLICPCVFYTIKYSNMLFFPPKTTANSQPMDQGIIQNLKHHYKKLLLSRRLEAMDEGNEFKFTLLDSLHVARRAWEQVSELTIKNCFAKAKFIEEEIQIEPEDAELLEIWKALPPEERTHENETIELFDFLSADDRLVTGGSFTLEEIAKEVMHNEEPVESEDDEVIVEEEYFSFADAQRAWSTIRKFMQQQSSGKPSVMQACDRLDNEMNEICQKKMSQPIIFESFGIN